CCAGCAGCTTAGTCCTTGATATTAGCGTTTCTGATTGTGAATCTATTGCTGATGTTAAAGTCAGCAGTGTAAAAGCTGATGGAAAGCCACTCTTTCATTATGCAGCAGCTATAAGTTTTGCTGAGCGTGATGCAGCGCCTGTGCAACGTTTCGCGATACCAGAGCTAGTAAAGTCTGCTGATCTCAGTTCCAGTTGGTACCACGATGGCACCTTGTTTCATGGTGACAGTTTGCAGGGTATTGAAGCCATCTGCTTTGACGATGCGGCTCAAACTGCATCGATGTGGGCGCGCTGTAATTTACCTGAAAGTGCTATGGCTAAAGCCGCGGGTTTTGACTTAACGCAGGCCAGTAGTCAGGTTTTTGCCAATGACCTTGTTTATCAGTCCATGTTGATTTGGGTGCGCGAACAATTAGATTTAGCAGCTCTGCCATCAAGCACGGAAAATTGGAGATACTATCAATCGCCTGCTGTAAATGAGGCGTTTTACTTATATCTGCACAATGTCTGTGTCAGCGGCAATAGTGTTAAGGCAGATATTAGCATGTTATCTGATACAGGTGATTTGTTAGCTAATATTACTGGTTGTGAAGTTACAGCTAGTGAAAATCTTAAACAAGCATTTGTGCGAAAATCCCGCAATGCTGATAAAGCGTAGTTGACGCATAGACGCTAGCAGATGTCAGAATATCAATTACAACATAGGCTTTATTTAACAGCAGCGGAAGTTTTAGCGGTTGATATATGCGGCTTAGATCATTTTCATCGCCAGAGCTACAAGCCTAGCGATAATTTTGTGCCTGGCGTCAACCAGCCAATGGCTGCTGAAAGTGTGCAAACGCAAATAAGCTATATGATGTCTCAATTAACACAGCAGCTAAACAATAAGCCTATTGCGCAGCTTTTTATTATTGCTGATCAGTCAGTGAAAGATGTCATCGCTGCTAGTCAAGTTTTTGAGCATGGTTTTGCCATGCAGCTAGAATATGCAAACAGTGTTGTAGACGCTTTAGCTCAGTTTGACCAATCTGAATTGACTAACGCAGCTATCTTGGCGATTGACAATAGCTTTGAAGAAGCTAATGAAAAAGCTAGTGAAGATGCAACGACGCAGTGTGCTGATATTGCAAGACATATAAGCTTTTCCGAAAGTTTTACTGCTTACCCAGATGCTTCAGGTCTGGCTGCAATTGTGTTAGATAAAAGTCTTGATAAAGATCAGTTTTATTTAAGCTCGATTGAGCAGGCTATTTTAACAATTGATGATGCTATTCTAAATCAAACGGCATTAACTGAATATCTGCATCAACAGCATGATTTGTTCCAGCAAGTTGCCCTCATAGAGACCTCAAGTGTTAACTGCCAAGAGGCAGAGCAAGAGGCGATCCGCTTAAGCAATGCCTATCAATCTAGAGATAGCTTGTCGATTGCCGTGGCATCGGTCAAAGCGCTGCTCGGTAATGGCGGCAGTTTTACCGATTTAGCGGCTATTATTCATGCCAGCCTATGTTGTCAGCAGCGTTATCTTGCTGGTGTGAGTAATTGGCAAAAGCCAGCGAGTTCAAGCTGGTATAGCAGCCCTTTTTATTTCGCCACAGAATCAAGGCCTTGGTATCTTGAAAACGACCATCAGCAGCGTGTTGCAGCCGTTAACTTAAGCCATGCACATCTGTTTATCGCTGATAATCCTGCCGATACAGAGCGTCTGAATGGGTTTTTAAGCCTGAGTCATATCAAACTTTTTCCCGTGTTTGGTAACTCTGAACAAGAGCTTTTAGCTTGCCTTAACAGTCTTAAGCAACAGCTAGCAGTGGGCCTGTCAACTAACCCGCATATTTTATATGAGCTGCGTAATGCAATGTTTCAGCAAGCTTTGGCTGGCATGCGCGAATCTGTTGAAAAAGGTGCAGTGATAAGCCCGGATGCAGATTATATCGCTGTTTTGTTGGCTGAAAACAGTGATGAGTTATTTGCTGAAATAGAAAAAGCTGAGTCAGGCATTGCTGATGCGTTTGCAAATAAAGCTGAGTGGAAGACACCGAAAGGTTCTTATTTTACCGCTCAGTCCGTCAATGCAGCTAAACAAGATGCTGGCCTAGATAGCAAAAGTAGCCAAGATAACGTTTGTTT
This genomic stretch from Pseudomonadales bacterium harbors:
- a CDS encoding polyketide synthase dehydratase domain-containing protein; translation: MSRQQQFALPLKAAEIQFLNDHRIGEFAVLPTVCAQAWMIDAAALALQVNTDINMPILNDYKLFKGVVFDGAAPSSLVLDISVSDCESIADVKVSSVKADGKPLFHYAAAISFAERDAAPVQRFAIPELVKSADLSSSWYHDGTLFHGDSLQGIEAICFDDAAQTASMWARCNLPESAMAKAAGFDLTQASSQVFANDLVYQSMLIWVREQLDLAALPSSTENWRYYQSPAVNEAFYLYLHNVCVSGNSVKADISMLSDTGDLLANITGCEVTASENLKQAFVRKSRNADKA